The Candidatus Thermoplasmatota archaeon genomic sequence AACGTATAAGACGTCACTTGGCCAGATACAATAGTAATATTAGTCTCCTGAACTTTATATCCTTCCACTTTTGCCCTCAGAAGATACTCACCTGATGGAAGATTATATCTAACATACGAACCCCAATCCTCAGAATAAGGATTCTCAGATAAAGGCTGTACATCATACCAAACATTGTTTTCTAAATCCCAAGCTGCAATTGATCCATCACCAAGTTTTTTACCAAGAACAGAGCTACAAACTTTCACGTTTAAACTACCAGCCATCATTGAACAGCTCATTCCAATATCATCATCTCCGTTAACGAGATTTTGCTGATAAGAAATGACCTTTAGTTTTGAATTTGGTTCGTATTTATAGACCCACGACATGAAATCCTGACCATGCTCCACCATAACTGAACCAGCGTTAATCTCATTCTTACCATCATTATCACAATCACCAATCGACAAAACAGCTAAATCACCGAAGGTAGGCAACACAGCCTCCTCCACATAAGTAGAACCATTCCATTGAAGAATATGTACCCTATTGGTTCCTGCACATACCTCAGCTATGCTATCATCATCAACATCACCAACATCAAGAGCTTCTATCAAAACACCTTCACCTGGCCAAGTCTTCTCAAATTTCTGCACATAACCTACTCCATTCCATTCTAAAATAGTGATGGTAGGGGAGTAATAACCAACATGTATCTCAAGCTTACCATCCATATCGCTATCCTTACAGACACAAGCAAACGGATACCCCTCAGGATAGGTTGTTTTAATGGTGGTCGCCTCAAACTCTTTACTATTTTTATTCCAATCTAAAACCACGACCTTGTGGGCCGTACCACATACAATTTCGTTTTCACCATCATCATCAACATCACCGAGACCAGCCATGTAAACAAATCCGTTAACACCAAGATCATCCCACTCAGCTACCTTAACAAGCCTTAACCCACTCCATTCAAAAATCACAATCTCAGGAACAGAACTACCCTCACTCATAGGACCACCTGACATGATTAACTCATTCTTACCATCATTATCACAATCACCAATGTAGCAATCAGCGCTACCACCATTTCTATTGAATATCCATGAATTCCAACCTAAAACCTTGTATTTTCCACCAACCCATTTATAAATAGAGGCAGGCCAAGAAGCAGCGATTTCATCTTTTCCATCATTTGTGATATCGCCTATAGCAAAACCACCAGCATCATTTTTGTCAAAAGGATAAGATGGGCAAAAAAGCGTATGCATCTCTAAATATGTTTGTTTAGATTCATTCCACTCCATGATCCTAAGTTTGCCATCTCTACCACCTAGAATAAACTCGTTTTTACCATCATTGTCACAGTCACCTATAGGCTGAGGACCCTCATAACGAGCCCCATAACGCCAGTCAGAACCAAAATTCATAACCCATTGAACGTAATAATCGCCACTGAGTATATTTGAACTATTTTGAATCATCTCATCGATGGTAACACTCTTTTTTTTATTTTCATATGCACTAGCTAAGCTTATACTAGTTATTAGTATACATGCCGACAAAAATAACACAAATACCCTTTTATTCATAAGATTTTATCCCCCAACAATTTTCTAATATTAACTAATAGTAATTATATTTTATGACGTATGCCCCTAATTTTTAATCATTTTTGAAAATACCAACTATCGTTATTATACACGCTACGATCTCTATTATAGTTAAAGGTAGAAGAGTCGCAGCAATTTCATCGCAATTTAATTGAGCACCCAATGATCCCCTAAGTATAAAATTTAATATAAGCATGATTACCCAAATCCCCACACCAAGAGCAATCAATGTTTTATTCATATCATCTCACCAATTCTTCTAGTAACCTTATTTTTTGTGGTATGAGCCCTGTAATCTTTAAACGTGGATATAATCCCTTCGCCTTTATTTTTTAAAACAGCATAAATTCAAATGCCAGTACTCCAAGGCATGCTAAAAGAGTCACCGGTGTTACTATAAAACCATGTTTAACAAACTCCTTAAAAGATATCTTCACTTCTTTATCACGGAGTATACTCATCCACATAATACCAGCCAATGCACCTATTGGTGTAATATTAGCACCCAGATTGGAACCAATAGTTGTTGCTAATACAGCTGGAAAAACATTAGTTTGTGTTGCTAAACTAACCATTGGAACATATGCAACCGTCATAGGTATATTGTTTAGTATGTTTGCAGAAAACGCAGATGATATACCATACACAAAAACTGTTGAAGTGTTAGACGTGCCACAGATACTTTTAAAGAAAAAACCTATGTCAGCAGTTACCCCATAAATTCGTAACACCTCAACTGTGATAAACAATGCTAATACAAACGGTATGATACCGACAGGCATCTTTTTTAATGTAGGTGCAACAACAAAATGATTTTTACTAACATGTTTTCTCATAATCGCATGCAACGAGTCTCTCAATAAAA encodes the following:
- a CDS encoding ArsB/NhaD family transporter, with product MKHETKINPIDSITDKAGAILGLVILGSCIAGLAIATYIGVQMWMISLGFVLALIIILLLRDSLHAIMRKHVSKNHFVVAPTLKKMPVGIIPFVLALFITVEVLRIYGVTADIGFFFKSICGTSNTSTVFVYGISSAFSANILNNIPMTVAYVPMVSLATQTNVFPAVLATTIGSNLGANITPIGALAGIMWMSILRDKEVKISFKEFVKHGFIVTPVTLLACLGVLAFEFMLF